A region of the Heterodontus francisci isolate sHetFra1 unplaced genomic scaffold, sHetFra1.hap1 HAP1_SCAFFOLD_1204, whole genome shotgun sequence genome:
tactctctccccctcctcctcccccccactctctcccccttcctcctcccctccctcccccttccttcccttccccgccccccccccatttctccccccatctcccgccccccccctcttccccccccccctcccccactctgtaaaagggtattggataaatcCTGTATGGGTAAAATTTATAGGGTGATGGGAACGAGCAGGGattggggggcgggggagtgggtgtgggatacATTGGAGATGTTGTCCCAAATAGTCTGGcctcatggggctgaatggcctcgtccccaGCTGCACGCCTGGTAAAAGGTGTTCCACAACTGCCGGGCGTCCGGTCCCGAGCCTCATCCTTGTTCTTCATGGCCTGTTGTCCCTCTCTGGTTCTTTCATTAGGTCCCGTGCCGAGGAGGAAGTGATGCCTGTCGAGGTGGAGCAGAAGTTCTGTGTCAGGGAGGACACGGAGGCGAGGATCAGAGCTCTGGGTGGGGTCTGCGGGGGCACGGCCCACATCGAGGACCGCTACTACGACACTGGGGACCACCTGCTGACCTCGGCTGACCTGTGGCTGAGACGACGGGATGGGCACTGGCAGCTGAAGAGCCCAGCGGCTGGGTCGAGGGGCCGCACAGGCATCGCTACCCAGTACCGGGAGACCGAGTCGGAATCTGAGATAGTCTCCTTCTCCGCCCCGTGCTGCCGCCGGCGGCCAGCGGGCTGATGGTCAACCAGCTGGTGGGCGTGGCCCCCCTCCTGCAGGAGTTCGCCGTCATTGTGACCGAGCGCAGGGTCTACGAGCTGGCAGGGGGCCTGCGGGTGGATCTGGACTGGGCTGACTTCGGCCACAGCCTGGGTGAGATCGAAGTCATGGTGGACAGCGAGGAGGAGATCCCAGCCGCTCTCGCCAAGATCCAGGACCTCGCCAGGAAGCTAGGTGGGAGCATCGAgcggttccccccccccacccaccccacccctgtGGCTGGGACAACCTGTCCTGACCAAACTCCTCAGGCTGTCCCCTCTCGTGATCATTTCCTCATCCTTAACCACAGCGTTTGTGGAGGCGGAtctgagaaggttcactgggctgattcctgggttgaaggggtttgtcttatgaggaaagattgagcaggttgggcctatactcattggagtttagaagaatgagaggt
Encoded here:
- the thtpa gene encoding LOW QUALITY PROTEIN: thiamine-triphosphatase (The sequence of the model RefSeq protein was modified relative to this genomic sequence to represent the inferred CDS: deleted 2 bases in 1 codon), which encodes MPVEVEQKFCVREDTEARIRALGGVCGGTAHIEDRYYDTGDHLLTSADLWLRRRDGHWQLKSPAAGSRGRTGIATQYRETESESEIVSFSAPCPPAASGLMVNQLVGVAPLLQEFAVIVTERRVYELAGGLRVDLDWADFGHSLGEIEVMVDSEEEIPAALAKIQDLARKLELEDGERQPGKMHAYLQRYRPCHLQRLLEAHVL